The Streptomyces sp. Alt3 genome has a segment encoding these proteins:
- a CDS encoding SDR family oxidoreductase: MELKNAVAVVTGANRGLGRHLAAQLVEHGAKVYAAARLPETVDLQGVTPLRLDVTDEESIREAARIASDATLLINNAGISTGAPLIGGDLGEVRREMETNFFGPLATTRAFAPVIEGNGGGTVLNVLSVLSWMHPAALGSYAASKAAAWALTGATREELASRGITVSALHVGYMDTDMAAAVPADQKTAAADVAAQALYGIETGRPEIVADEITRQIKQSLATTPQTNAA; this comes from the coding sequence ATGGAACTGAAGAACGCGGTCGCAGTGGTCACCGGCGCCAACCGCGGCCTGGGGCGGCACCTGGCCGCCCAGCTCGTCGAGCACGGCGCCAAGGTGTACGCGGCGGCCCGCCTGCCCGAGACGGTCGACCTGCAGGGTGTCACCCCCCTGCGACTGGACGTCACCGACGAGGAGTCGATACGCGAGGCCGCCCGCATCGCTTCGGACGCGACGCTGCTCATCAACAACGCGGGCATCTCCACCGGTGCACCGCTGATCGGAGGCGACCTGGGCGAGGTGCGCCGGGAGATGGAGACCAACTTCTTCGGCCCGCTCGCCACGACCCGGGCCTTCGCCCCCGTCATCGAGGGCAACGGCGGCGGCACCGTGCTCAACGTGTTGTCCGTCCTGTCCTGGATGCACCCGGCCGCTCTCGGCTCGTACGCCGCCTCCAAGGCCGCCGCCTGGGCTCTGACCGGCGCGACCCGCGAGGAACTGGCGTCCCGCGGCATCACCGTCTCGGCGCTGCACGTCGGCTACATGGACACCGACATGGCCGCCGCCGTCCCCGCCGACCAGAAGACCGCCGCCGCCGACGTCGCGGCCCAGGCCCTGTACGGCATCGAGACCGGCCGGCCTGAGATCGTCGCCGACGAGATCACCCGGCAGATCAAGCAGAGCCTGGCCACCACGCCGCAGACGAACGCGGCCTGA
- a CDS encoding DinB family protein, giving the protein MTAPDAKADLHFYLQSVRDALLWKLEGLSEYDARRPLTPTGTNLLGLVKHVAGVEFGYLGDTFGRPSGEPLPWVDEGAEPNADMWVTADESREQIVGLYHRAWAHADATIAALPLDTVGTVPWWPSHRAEVTLHHAVVRVIADTQRHAGHADIVRELIDGAVGMRVDNVAVPSGDASYWEAHRSRLERAARDADRARPVVPGP; this is encoded by the coding sequence ATGACTGCCCCTGACGCCAAGGCCGACCTCCACTTCTATCTCCAGTCGGTCCGTGACGCCCTGCTGTGGAAGCTCGAAGGCCTCTCGGAGTACGACGCCAGGCGTCCGCTGACGCCGACCGGCACGAACCTGCTGGGCCTGGTCAAGCATGTGGCCGGCGTCGAGTTCGGCTACCTCGGCGACACGTTCGGCCGGCCGTCCGGCGAGCCACTGCCCTGGGTCGACGAAGGGGCCGAGCCCAACGCGGACATGTGGGTCACCGCCGACGAGTCACGCGAGCAGATCGTGGGCCTCTACCACCGCGCCTGGGCACACGCCGACGCGACGATCGCGGCCCTGCCGCTCGACACGGTGGGCACGGTGCCGTGGTGGCCGTCCCACCGTGCCGAGGTGACGCTGCATCACGCCGTGGTGCGCGTGATCGCCGACACGCAGCGGCACGCCGGGCACGCGGACATCGTCCGGGAGCTGATCGACGGCGCCGTGGGCATGCGCGTGGACAACGTGGCCGTACCGTCCGGCGACGCGTCCTACTGGGAGGCGCACCGGAGCCGTCTGGAGCGCGCCGCCCGCGACGCGGACCGAGCCCGCCCTGTGGTGCCGGGCCCGTGA
- a CDS encoding deoxyxylulose-5-phosphate synthase gives MPPAKSSFVCLPCRASYKQPGGGEKPRRCPRCAGTLIHAGAAFAAPRRRDTAAWRTLSVLLNAGVRFHMGCSTGSGYRPRTLSEVKERMVHAERTGEPFASALVRPELP, from the coding sequence ATGCCTCCCGCCAAGAGCTCGTTCGTCTGCCTGCCGTGCCGGGCCTCCTACAAGCAGCCGGGCGGCGGGGAGAAGCCCCGCCGCTGCCCCCGGTGCGCCGGGACACTGATCCACGCCGGGGCAGCCTTCGCGGCGCCACGCCGGCGGGACACCGCGGCGTGGCGCACGCTCTCGGTCCTGCTGAACGCGGGTGTCCGCTTCCACATGGGCTGCAGCACGGGGTCGGGCTACCGTCCGCGCACGCTGAGCGAGGTGAAGGAGCGGATGGTGCACGCCGAGCGCACGGGGGAGCCGTTCGCGAGCGCCCTGGTCCGGCCCGAGCTGCCGTGA
- a CDS encoding MarR family winged helix-turn-helix transcriptional regulator, translating into MTALTPTRTAPDLSFLLDHTGHVLRTRMAAALAEIGLTARMHCVLVHALEEERTQIQLAEIGDMDKTTMVVTVDALEKAGLAERKPSTRDRRARIIGVTEEGARIAARSQEIVDRVHQDALGTVPEGDREVLLRTLNQLATGHLATRSENPRPVRRARQGQR; encoded by the coding sequence ATGACCGCCCTGACTCCCACCCGCACGGCACCCGACCTGTCCTTCCTCCTCGACCACACCGGCCACGTCCTGCGGACCCGCATGGCCGCTGCCCTCGCCGAGATCGGGCTGACCGCACGCATGCACTGCGTCCTGGTGCACGCCCTGGAGGAGGAGCGCACCCAGATCCAGCTCGCGGAGATCGGCGACATGGACAAGACCACGATGGTGGTGACCGTGGACGCCCTGGAGAAGGCAGGCCTCGCCGAACGGAAGCCTTCCACCCGTGACCGGCGGGCCCGGATCATCGGCGTTACCGAGGAGGGCGCGCGGATCGCCGCGCGGAGCCAGGAGATCGTCGACCGGGTCCACCAGGACGCCCTGGGCACAGTCCCCGAAGGCGACCGCGAGGTGCTGCTGCGCACCCTGAACCAGTTGGCCACAGGCCACCTGGCCACACGCTCCGAAAACCCCCGGCCGGTCCGGCGGGCGCGCCAGGGCCAGAGGTGA
- a CDS encoding TIGR03618 family F420-dependent PPOX class oxidoreductase, which produces MKTSEGTGDKPAPRPLDDSALSGMLRDQQFGVLAAVRSTGHPHLSTVLYRWDEEERVLRISTTVDRLKTRVLLRNPHASLHVRGDDIFSFAVAEGVAEVSEPTTEAGDRTGRELLSLTPGFDDPAEERAFLEEAVVEQRVVIRIRVSRLYGAALDMTGPAGVA; this is translated from the coding sequence GTGAAGACCTCGGAAGGCACCGGCGACAAGCCCGCTCCCCGGCCCCTCGACGATTCGGCGCTCTCCGGGATGCTGCGGGACCAGCAGTTCGGCGTGCTCGCCGCCGTCCGTTCCACGGGGCACCCGCACCTGTCGACCGTGCTGTACCGATGGGACGAGGAGGAGCGCGTCCTGCGGATCTCCACCACCGTGGACCGCCTCAAGACCCGCGTCCTGCTGCGGAATCCGCACGCCTCCCTGCATGTCCGGGGCGATGACATCTTCTCGTTCGCCGTGGCGGAAGGCGTCGCGGAGGTGTCGGAGCCGACCACGGAGGCAGGTGACCGGACCGGCCGCGAACTCCTCTCCCTGACACCGGGTTTCGACGACCCGGCCGAGGAACGCGCCTTCCTGGAGGAGGCCGTCGTGGAGCAGCGTGTGGTGATCCGGATCCGCGTGTCGCGTCTCTACGGGGCCGCACTGGACATGACGGGGCCGGCCGGTGTCGCCTGA
- a CDS encoding HAD-IA family hydrolase produces the protein MSPDPPYEAVLCDLDNVLRFYDVTHLAALERAAGLPEGTTEDIAYAPEVDLPLLLGRISREEWVEAIARRLVGRAGKAKAQELARALADAPSRVDRAVVALLRQIRAHVPLVLVTNATPWLHEDLAALGLTDLAHHVVSSAVEGVAKPDPAIYRIAAARAGVPMGRCLFVDDSAENVAAAVALGMTGVCFREPADLHGPFGLIPQKA, from the coding sequence GTGTCGCCTGATCCGCCATACGAGGCCGTGCTGTGCGACCTCGACAACGTGCTCCGCTTCTACGACGTGACGCACCTGGCCGCGCTGGAACGGGCTGCCGGCCTGCCTGAGGGCACCACGGAGGACATCGCCTACGCCCCCGAGGTCGATCTCCCGCTCCTCCTTGGCCGGATCTCCCGGGAGGAATGGGTCGAGGCCATCGCCCGCCGACTCGTCGGCCGGGCCGGCAAGGCGAAGGCACAGGAGCTGGCCCGGGCCCTGGCCGACGCGCCGTCCCGGGTTGACAGGGCGGTGGTCGCCCTGTTGCGACAGATACGGGCCCACGTCCCGCTGGTCCTGGTCACCAACGCGACCCCCTGGCTGCACGAGGACCTCGCGGCGCTGGGGCTCACGGACCTGGCGCACCACGTGGTCAGCAGCGCCGTCGAAGGGGTCGCGAAGCCGGACCCCGCGATCTACCGGATCGCCGCCGCACGGGCCGGGGTGCCGATGGGCCGGTGCCTGTTCGTCGACGACAGCGCGGAGAACGTCGCCGCCGCCGTCGCGCTCGGCATGACCGGCGTGTGTTTCCGCGAACCAGCCGACCTGCACGGGCCGTTCGGCCTCATCCCACAGAAGGCGTGA
- a CDS encoding TetR/AcrR family transcriptional regulator, with amino-acid sequence MTEKSSESGGTGLPASIEAAWGLRDRPVKGPKPGLTLDRIVAAAVAVAVSEGLAAVSMGRVAKELGASTMALYRYVSAKEELYLLMQEAAMGAPGPLPALEDGAGWREALGQWAWAQRRMFHRNLWALRIPIAGPPASPHSIAWWEQGLQALEDTGLDEGDKISVVLLVGGFVRNEALLMSDLAAAVEAKGLSPQEVMSQWERTVERLTDPARHPALSRLMASDVMSAPDEPDYEFVFGLERVLDGVEVLIRKGTSS; translated from the coding sequence GTGACGGAGAAGAGCAGTGAGTCGGGCGGTACCGGCCTGCCGGCCAGCATCGAGGCGGCGTGGGGCCTGCGCGACCGGCCGGTCAAGGGCCCGAAGCCCGGCCTGACACTGGACCGCATCGTCGCCGCCGCTGTGGCGGTCGCCGTGTCGGAAGGGCTCGCCGCCGTCTCCATGGGCCGGGTGGCCAAGGAGCTGGGCGCCTCCACGATGGCGCTCTACCGCTACGTCTCCGCCAAGGAGGAGCTGTACCTCCTCATGCAGGAGGCGGCCATGGGAGCCCCCGGCCCCCTGCCGGCGCTGGAGGACGGAGCGGGCTGGCGGGAGGCCCTCGGCCAGTGGGCGTGGGCCCAGCGCCGCATGTTCCACCGCAACCTGTGGGCGTTGCGCATCCCGATCGCGGGCCCGCCGGCCAGCCCCCATTCGATCGCCTGGTGGGAACAGGGGCTGCAGGCGCTGGAGGACACCGGCCTGGACGAGGGCGACAAGATCTCCGTCGTCCTCCTCGTCGGGGGCTTCGTGCGCAACGAGGCCCTGCTGATGAGCGATCTCGCCGCCGCCGTCGAGGCGAAGGGCCTCTCGCCCCAGGAGGTGATGTCGCAGTGGGAGCGGACGGTGGAACGCCTCACCGATCCGGCCCGGCATCCGGCACTGTCCCGGCTGATGGCCTCGGACGTCATGAGCGCACCGGACGAACCGGACTACGAGTTCGTGTTCGGTCTCGAACGGGTCCTCGACGGGGTCGAGGTGCTGATCAGGAAGGGCACGTCGTCATGA
- a CDS encoding ATP-binding cassette domain-containing protein yields the protein MSTAMNDVMIEAEGLTKSYGKPGARVRVLDGVDLRVARAGIHALLGPNGAGKTTTVRILATLITADSGTALVAGHDVVTDRRRVRRAISLTGQFAAVDETLTGEENLRMMARLSGLSRARARERAEELLLRFGLGDAARRQARTYSGGMRRRLDLAAGLVGSPEPGVFFLDEPTTGLDPRSRRELWQVVRDLAGRGAAVLLTTQYLEEADRLADRITVLDKGAIVAEGTPETLKSRVSGHRLDLVLSTDEAYLRLAARAVHHSPETRTLGIPTDGTAAHARALLDEIDPHRTDVDRFSVHGATLDDVFLALTTATTEAPAHV from the coding sequence ATGAGTACGGCCATGAACGACGTCATGATCGAGGCGGAGGGCCTGACCAAGTCCTACGGGAAACCGGGCGCCCGGGTCAGGGTCCTGGACGGCGTCGACCTGCGGGTCGCCCGCGCCGGGATCCACGCACTGCTCGGCCCCAACGGCGCGGGCAAGACCACGACCGTGCGCATCCTCGCCACGCTCATCACCGCCGACTCGGGCACGGCGCTCGTCGCCGGCCACGACGTCGTCACCGACCGGCGCCGGGTGCGCCGCGCCATCAGCCTGACCGGGCAGTTCGCCGCCGTCGACGAGACGCTGACCGGCGAGGAGAACCTGCGGATGATGGCGCGGCTGTCCGGCCTGTCCCGTGCCCGGGCCCGCGAGCGCGCCGAGGAGCTCCTCCTCCGCTTCGGTCTCGGCGACGCGGCCCGCCGCCAGGCCCGTACGTACTCCGGGGGGATGCGGCGGCGCCTCGACCTGGCGGCGGGGCTGGTCGGTTCGCCCGAGCCCGGCGTCTTCTTCCTCGACGAACCCACCACCGGCCTGGACCCGCGCAGCCGCCGCGAGCTCTGGCAGGTCGTCCGCGACCTCGCCGGCCGGGGCGCCGCGGTCCTGCTGACCACCCAGTACCTGGAGGAGGCCGACCGGCTCGCCGACCGCATCACCGTCCTCGACAAGGGCGCCATCGTCGCCGAGGGCACCCCGGAGACCCTGAAGTCACGCGTCTCCGGGCACCGTCTCGACCTCGTCCTCAGCACCGACGAGGCCTACCTCCGGCTGGCCGCCCGCGCCGTCCACCACTCCCCCGAGACCCGCACCCTGGGCATCCCCACGGACGGCACCGCCGCCCACGCCCGCGCCCTGCTCGACGAGATCGACCCGCACCGCACCGACGTCGACCGCTTCTCGGTCCACGGCGCGACCCTCGACGACGTGTTCCTCGCGCTCACCACCGCGACGACGGAGGCACCGGCCCATGTCTGA
- a CDS encoding ABC transporter permease, with amino-acid sequence MSDAPGALTHATVMTGRSLLISRRNIDAVITSMMLPIMLMLIFVYFFGGAIDTGAAYDSYVMYVVPGVLFLCAGFGSATTAVAVSEDMKGGIIDRFRSLDIGGMPILAGHVVASTVRNLVSTTLVFAVAVLIGFRPAATPAGWLAVAGVLLAYIVALSWISAAIGLLARTPEAAGGFTFFMSFLPYPSSAFVPVDSMPGWLHGFADHQPVTPAIESLRGLLLDQPVGNTPWTALAWAAGILLVAVALSGVLFRVRTR; translated from the coding sequence ATGTCTGACGCACCCGGAGCACTGACCCACGCGACGGTCATGACCGGCCGCAGCCTCCTCATCAGCCGCCGCAACATCGACGCCGTCATCACCTCGATGATGCTGCCGATCATGCTGATGCTGATCTTCGTCTACTTCTTCGGCGGCGCGATCGACACGGGCGCCGCCTACGACTCGTACGTCATGTACGTCGTCCCCGGCGTCCTCTTCCTGTGCGCCGGGTTCGGCTCGGCCACCACCGCGGTCGCGGTGAGCGAGGACATGAAGGGCGGCATCATCGACCGCTTCCGCTCCCTGGACATCGGCGGGATGCCGATCCTCGCCGGCCACGTCGTGGCGAGCACCGTACGCAATCTGGTCTCCACCACCCTCGTGTTCGCGGTCGCCGTCCTCATCGGCTTCCGCCCCGCGGCCACCCCCGCCGGCTGGCTCGCCGTCGCCGGCGTGCTGCTCGCCTACATCGTCGCCCTGTCCTGGATCTCCGCGGCGATCGGTCTGCTCGCCCGCACACCCGAAGCGGCCGGAGGGTTCACCTTCTTCATGTCGTTCCTGCCGTACCCGAGCAGTGCGTTCGTCCCGGTCGACAGCATGCCGGGCTGGCTCCACGGCTTCGCCGACCACCAGCCGGTCACCCCGGCCATCGAGTCCCTCCGAGGGCTCCTCCTGGACCAGCCGGTGGGCAACACCCCCTGGACCGCGCTCGCGTGGGCGGCGGGGATCCTGCTGGTGGCCGTCGCCCTGTCGGGGGTGCTCTTCAGGGTCAGGACGCGGTGA